From the Flavobacterium galactosidilyticum genome, one window contains:
- a CDS encoding ribonucleoside-diphosphate reductase subunit alpha: MYVVKRDGRKEPVMFDKITDRIKKLCYGLNDLVDAVKVAMRVIEGLYDGVSTSELDNLAAETAASMTIAHPDYAQLAARIAISNLHSNTKKSFSETMNDMFHYVNPRNGQDAPLLSEEVHKVIMENAEFLDSHVIYNRDFNYDYFGFKTLERSYLLKINGKIVERPQHMLMRVSVGIHLGDLDSVIETYDLMSKKFFTHATPTLFNAGTPKPQMSSCFLLAMQDDSIDGIYDTLKQTAKISQSAGGVGLSIHNVRATGSYIRGTNGTSNGIVPMLRVFNDTARYVDQGGGKRKGSFAIYIETWHADIFEFLDLKKNTGKEEMRARDLFFAMWTSDLFMKRVQEDSYWTLMCPNECPGLYDVHGEEFEAMYIGYEKAGKGRKTIKAHELWEKILESQIETGTPYMLYKDAVNRKSNQKNLGTIRSSNLCTEIMEFTSKDEIAVCNLASLSLPMFVENKKFNHEMLYTVTKRVTRNLNKVIDRNYYPVIEGENSNKRHRPIGLGVQGLADAFIMLRFPFTSDEAKKLNQEIFETLYFAAVTASMEMAKEEGPYSTFAGSPMSQGEFQYNMWGMKDEDLSGRWDWASLRKEVMEHGVRNSLLVAPMPTASTSQILGNNEAFEPYTSNVYTRRVLSGEFIVVNKHLLHDLVERGLWNETLKQELMRNNGSVQDLNIPQDLKELYKTVWEMSMKDIIDMSRQRGYFVDQSQSLNLFMQNANYSKLTSMHFYAWQSGLKTGMYYLRTKAAVDAIKFTLNNDKKAEPIEVEAKPIQVAVPAAPVEMSSEEYRTMIEMARNSDPEDCEMCGS; this comes from the coding sequence ATGTACGTAGTAAAAAGAGACGGTCGCAAAGAGCCTGTAATGTTTGACAAAATCACAGATAGAATTAAAAAACTATGCTATGGTTTGAATGATTTAGTAGATGCTGTAAAAGTAGCTATGCGAGTGATTGAAGGACTGTATGATGGTGTTTCTACGTCAGAATTAGATAATTTAGCTGCCGAAACTGCGGCTTCAATGACCATTGCGCATCCTGATTATGCACAGTTAGCAGCGAGAATAGCGATTTCGAATTTACATTCGAATACAAAAAAATCATTCTCGGAAACAATGAACGATATGTTTCATTATGTAAATCCAAGAAATGGTCAAGACGCTCCTTTATTATCAGAGGAAGTTCATAAAGTGATCATGGAAAATGCTGAATTTTTAGACTCGCATGTAATATACAACAGAGATTTCAACTACGATTATTTTGGTTTTAAAACACTAGAACGTTCTTATTTGCTTAAAATAAATGGTAAAATTGTAGAGCGTCCGCAGCATATGTTGATGCGTGTATCTGTAGGGATTCACTTAGGCGACTTAGATTCAGTGATTGAAACATACGACTTAATGTCTAAAAAATTCTTCACGCACGCTACGCCAACATTGTTCAATGCGGGAACTCCAAAACCTCAAATGTCTTCTTGCTTCCTTTTAGCAATGCAGGATGATAGTATTGACGGAATTTATGACACGTTGAAGCAAACGGCTAAAATCTCGCAATCAGCTGGTGGAGTTGGTTTGTCTATTCATAATGTTCGTGCAACAGGATCTTATATTCGTGGCACAAACGGAACTTCAAACGGAATTGTTCCTATGTTGAGAGTTTTTAACGATACGGCAAGATATGTAGATCAAGGTGGTGGAAAACGTAAAGGTAGTTTTGCGATTTACATCGAAACTTGGCATGCTGATATTTTCGAATTCTTAGATTTGAAAAAGAATACTGGTAAAGAGGAAATGCGCGCTAGAGATTTATTCTTTGCCATGTGGACATCGGATTTATTCATGAAACGCGTACAAGAAGACAGCTATTGGACATTGATGTGTCCTAATGAATGTCCAGGTTTGTATGACGTACATGGTGAGGAATTTGAAGCGATGTACATTGGTTATGAAAAAGCGGGTAAAGGTAGAAAAACTATCAAAGCACATGAATTGTGGGAGAAAATTCTAGAATCGCAAATAGAAACTGGAACGCCTTACATGTTGTATAAAGATGCAGTAAATAGAAAATCGAATCAGAAAAATCTAGGTACTATTCGTTCGTCGAACTTGTGTACAGAGATCATGGAGTTTACCTCTAAAGATGAAATCGCGGTTTGTAACTTAGCGTCTCTTTCGTTGCCAATGTTTGTGGAAAACAAAAAATTCAACCACGAAATGTTGTACACCGTGACTAAACGTGTGACTAGAAACTTAAATAAAGTAATTGATAGAAATTATTATCCTGTAATTGAGGGAGAAAATTCTAATAAGCGCCACAGACCTATTGGTCTTGGAGTACAAGGATTAGCAGATGCATTTATTATGTTGCGTTTTCCGTTTACATCTGACGAAGCTAAAAAACTGAACCAAGAAATTTTTGAAACCCTTTATTTTGCTGCTGTAACCGCTTCTATGGAAATGGCAAAAGAAGAAGGTCCGTATTCTACTTTCGCAGGATCACCCATGTCTCAAGGGGAATTCCAGTACAATATGTGGGGAATGAAAGATGAGGATTTGTCAGGTCGTTGGGATTGGGCTTCATTAAGAAAAGAAGTGATGGAGCACGGTGTGCGTAATTCCTTATTAGTAGCGCCTATGCCAACAGCTTCAACGTCTCAAATTTTAGGCAACAACGAAGCTTTTGAGCCGTACACTTCTAATGTATATACACGAAGAGTACTTTCAGGAGAGTTTATCGTGGTAAACAAGCATTTATTGCATGATTTAGTAGAGCGTGGCTTGTGGAACGAAACCTTGAAGCAAGAATTAATGCGTAATAACGGATCAGTTCAAGATTTGAATATTCCGCAAGATTTAAAAGAATTGTACAAAACAGTTTGGGAAATGTCAATGAAAGATATTATTGATATGTCACGTCAACGTGGGTATTTTGTAGATCAATCACAATCATTGAACTTGTTTATGCAAAACGCCAATTACTCTAAATTGACATCGATGCATTTCTATGCTTGGCAATCTGGATTAAAAACGGGAATGTATTACTTAAGAACAAAAGCAGCGGTGGATGCGATTAAATTTACATTGAACAACGATAAAAAAGCAGAACCAATCGAAGTAGAAGCTAAACCGATACAAGTAGCAGTTCCTGCTGCTCCAGTGGAAATGAGCTCTGAGGAATATAGAACGATGATCGAAATGGCTAGAAATTCTGATCCTGAAGATTGCGAAATGTGTGGATCGTAA
- a CDS encoding trypsin-like peptidase domain-containing protein, with product MNNKIIILVLNLIFISSMEAQKSENNIILTADQLTISVVNLRKEISPGNESTGTGSFISKNDEIYIVTATHVSKNMDDSAYVIIQGENNLPIKIELKKLSNPIKWIDHPIADLSVLKLNPEKEILEKFLQNRFVPFEMIEISKKAISRNTQLTIIGFPLGLGIYGLFSPLTYRTFPSSSLIDLNRFDNKTPQTFIILENPSIGGYSGGPVYDLSIIESGVIKLTGSGTKLHGFIHGTISDETGGKLSAITPAYYLTDILK from the coding sequence ATGAATAATAAAATCATAATTTTAGTACTAAACTTAATATTTATTTCATCAATGGAAGCTCAAAAATCAGAAAACAATATTATCCTAACAGCCGATCAATTGACAATATCAGTTGTAAATCTTAGGAAAGAAATAAGCCCTGGTAATGAGTCCACAGGGACTGGAAGTTTTATATCAAAAAATGATGAAATTTATATTGTAACAGCAACACATGTTTCTAAAAATATGGATGATTCAGCTTACGTAATAATTCAAGGTGAAAATAATTTACCAATTAAAATTGAATTGAAAAAATTATCAAATCCTATAAAGTGGATTGATCATCCAATTGCAGACTTATCAGTATTAAAGTTAAATCCGGAAAAAGAAATATTGGAAAAGTTTTTGCAAAACCGTTTTGTTCCATTTGAAATGATCGAAATCTCAAAAAAAGCAATATCAAGAAATACACAACTCACTATAATAGGTTTTCCTTTAGGTCTTGGAATTTATGGTCTTTTCTCACCTTTAACATATCGAACTTTTCCCTCTAGTAGTTTAATAGATCTTAATAGATTTGATAACAAAACTCCTCAAACTTTTATTATTTTAGAAAATCCAAGTATTGGCGGATATAGTGGCGGTCCAGTCTACGACCTATCAATTATAGAATCTGGAGTAATAAAATTGACAGGTAGCGGAACAAAATTACATGGATTTATACACGGAACTATTTCAGATGAGACTGGAGGAAAATTATCAGCTATTACTCCTGCTTATTATTTAACGGATATACTAAAATAA
- a CDS encoding carbohydrate-binding family 9-like protein, whose translation MKYTLIAFLFLIVSAQQIKSQAILVQQTNQPIVIDGDLSDWKNPFSQEFVIHNSGKKVTQSTIASLSWDKKFLYIAYNCIDSEIVGTTRKKDHPIFNTDDLVEIFIDPAGDAKNYIEIGVNAFNSNYDIHIQCLGGDCAKRKSDLSVT comes from the coding sequence ATGAAATATACCCTTATTGCTTTCCTATTTCTAATTGTTAGTGCGCAGCAAATTAAATCACAAGCTATCTTAGTTCAACAAACGAACCAACCAATAGTTATTGACGGTGATTTATCGGACTGGAAAAACCCTTTTTCACAAGAATTTGTTATTCATAACTCTGGAAAAAAAGTAACGCAATCAACAATCGCATCTCTTTCTTGGGATAAAAAATTCTTATATATAGCCTACAATTGCATTGATTCTGAAATTGTAGGAACTACTAGAAAAAAAGACCATCCTATTTTCAACACTGATGATTTAGTAGAAATTTTTATTGATCCCGCTGGAGATGCTAAAAACTATATTGAAATTGGTGTAAATGCTTTTAACAGCAATTACGACATCCATATTCAATGCCTTGGAGGCGACTGTGCCAAAAGAAAATCGGATTTATCAGTTACATAA
- a CDS encoding RDD family protein codes for METKEFTITNDLLASKWQRFLNFIIDLFVIYLVTIGIGATINIMGQLMGNYKVSDWIISLTLLENIFFGLIVLFFYYAIMEMYLSRTIGKYFTKTLVVKHNGTKPEVKSIIVRTLVRVIAFEGFSFLNDNARGWHDTLSVTYVVKKHEFVAKMKM; via the coding sequence ATGGAAACTAAAGAATTTACAATTACCAATGATTTATTAGCTTCTAAATGGCAGCGATTCCTGAACTTTATCATTGACTTATTTGTAATTTATTTAGTGACTATTGGGATTGGTGCGACGATAAATATTATGGGACAATTAATGGGTAATTATAAAGTATCAGATTGGATTATCTCATTAACATTGCTCGAAAATATATTCTTTGGATTGATCGTTTTATTTTTTTACTACGCCATTATGGAAATGTATTTATCGAGAACCATTGGGAAATATTTCACCAAAACATTAGTGGTAAAACATAACGGTACCAAACCGGAAGTAAAAAGTATTATTGTTAGAACATTAGTTAGAGTGATTGCTTTTGAAGGATTCTCTTTCTTGAATGATAATGCAAGAGGTTGGCATGATACTTTATCAGTTACGTATGTAGTAAAGAAACATGAGTTTGTTGCAAAAATGAAGATGTAA
- a CDS encoding deoxyguanosinetriphosphate triphosphohydrolase, whose translation MNWEQLLSLRRQGDKGKRLRVEQDDTRLGFEVDYDRIVFSAAFRSLQDKTQVIPLSKTDFVHTRLTHSLEVSVVGRSLGRLVGKKIIEKYPHLKEVHGFHMNDFGAIVAAASLAHDIGNPPFGHSGEKAIGEYFSIGNGQKYRGQVTDKEWQDLIDFEGNANGFSVLTASRPGIEGGLRISYATLGAFMKYPKESLPKKPTRNIADKKYGFFQTDKKFFEEVATDMGLIPNKDGNDIGFERHPLAYLVEAADDICYTIIDFEDGINLGLVSEDFALEYLIKLVKDSIDTSKYKTLTTKEDRISYLRALAIGSLINDAVKVFVENEEAILNGKFPYSLTDKSKYKVQMDDIINISVNNIYQSREVIEKEIVGYQIIQTLLDKFITAFNNKYNGNESNYDSLILKLLPEKHHLEKENLYERMLHICHFISMLTDGNALLFYKTITAVKN comes from the coding sequence ATGAACTGGGAACAACTTTTATCACTAAGAAGGCAAGGCGACAAAGGCAAAAGATTGCGTGTAGAACAAGACGATACGCGTTTGGGTTTTGAAGTAGATTATGACCGAATTGTTTTCTCTGCAGCGTTTAGAAGTTTGCAGGATAAAACACAAGTGATTCCACTTTCAAAAACCGACTTTGTACATACGCGATTGACGCATAGTTTAGAAGTTTCGGTTGTGGGACGTTCTTTGGGACGATTAGTTGGTAAAAAAATTATTGAAAAATATCCGCACTTAAAAGAAGTTCATGGTTTTCACATGAATGATTTTGGCGCTATTGTAGCTGCGGCTTCATTGGCGCATGATATTGGAAATCCACCTTTTGGACATTCAGGAGAGAAAGCTATAGGTGAATATTTTTCTATTGGAAACGGACAAAAGTACAGAGGACAAGTCACAGATAAAGAATGGCAAGATTTAATTGATTTTGAAGGAAATGCGAATGGTTTTTCAGTTTTAACAGCTAGCCGCCCTGGAATTGAAGGCGGTCTCCGAATTTCCTACGCTACTTTAGGTGCTTTTATGAAGTATCCAAAAGAAAGTCTGCCCAAAAAACCAACGAGGAATATTGCCGATAAAAAATATGGTTTTTTTCAAACTGATAAGAAGTTTTTTGAGGAAGTAGCTACTGATATGGGTTTGATTCCAAATAAAGATGGAAATGATATTGGTTTCGAAAGACATCCTTTGGCTTATTTAGTCGAAGCTGCTGATGATATTTGCTACACCATTATTGATTTTGAAGACGGAATAAACTTAGGTTTAGTTTCTGAAGATTTTGCGCTAGAATATTTGATTAAACTAGTAAAAGATAGCATTGATACTTCAAAATATAAAACATTAACTACTAAGGAGGATAGAATTAGTTATTTGCGTGCTTTGGCAATTGGTAGCTTGATTAATGATGCTGTAAAGGTCTTTGTTGAAAATGAAGAGGCTATTTTGAATGGTAAGTTTCCATATTCACTGACTGATAAGAGTAAGTACAAAGTACAGATGGATGATATTATTAATATTAGCGTCAATAATATTTATCAGAGCAGAGAAGTGATTGAGAAAGAAATTGTAGGTTACCAAATCATCCAAACGCTATTGGACAAATTCATAACGGCGTTTAATAATAAATACAACGGTAATGAGTCTAATTATGATTCGTTAATCTTGAAATTACTACCTGAGAAACATCATCTGGAGAAAGAAAACTTATATGAACGAATGCTTCATATCTGTCATTTTATTTCCATGCTAACGGATGGAAATGCTTTGTTGTTTTATAAAACGATAACAGCAGTTAAAAATTAA
- a CDS encoding DUF3078 domain-containing protein yields the protein MKIRLYLLLLLTFSVTYNSFSQTKVKDSIQLSIYDTLRPAKILLAAVKPMSQKLKIQTKTHFLPFSHWSNKNTLGFDISEVAFFNWNAGGTTSISGLLKGQFTKNYTNLNANWSNELIFRYGVNKQDGQDMKKTDDALQINSTFGYRHNPKSNWFHSAKFNFSTQFTNGYAYPNTTRAISKPFAPAYIFLGMGAENINKEKNRTLYISPFTFKTTLVLDQTLANQGAFGVPKAIYDEDKNLITEGKKARTEFGFLITNKYKKEVVKNVILENRLSLYSDYLNHFGNVDVNCDLQVELVVNQYVRANIGAHVIYDDDIKSKKEVAGVQVTEGPKAQVRQAIGVGLQYVF from the coding sequence ATGAAAATACGATTATACCTCTTATTATTGCTTACATTTTCAGTAACATACAATAGTTTTTCGCAAACAAAAGTAAAAGACTCCATTCAATTGTCAATTTACGATACATTAAGACCAGCAAAAATTTTATTAGCTGCAGTTAAGCCCATGTCGCAAAAATTAAAAATACAGACTAAGACACATTTTCTTCCATTTTCTCACTGGAGTAACAAAAATACTTTAGGTTTTGATATTTCTGAAGTAGCTTTTTTTAACTGGAATGCGGGTGGAACGACTTCAATCTCTGGATTATTGAAAGGTCAGTTCACAAAGAATTATACCAATCTTAATGCAAATTGGTCAAACGAACTAATTTTTAGATATGGCGTCAACAAGCAAGACGGTCAAGACATGAAAAAAACGGATGACGCTCTTCAAATTAATTCAACATTTGGTTACAGACACAATCCTAAATCCAACTGGTTTCATTCGGCTAAATTTAACTTTAGTACCCAATTTACCAATGGTTATGCCTATCCAAATACTACCAGAGCCATTTCAAAACCCTTTGCACCAGCATATATTTTCCTAGGAATGGGAGCTGAAAACATTAATAAAGAAAAAAACAGAACCTTATACATTTCGCCATTTACTTTTAAAACTACATTAGTTTTAGATCAAACATTAGCTAATCAAGGTGCTTTTGGAGTACCTAAAGCAATTTATGATGAAGACAAAAATTTAATTACCGAAGGAAAAAAAGCAAGAACAGAATTTGGTTTTTTAATTACTAATAAGTACAAAAAAGAAGTTGTTAAGAATGTTATTTTAGAAAATCGTCTGAGTTTATATTCTGATTATCTAAATCATTTTGGAAATGTAGATGTCAATTGCGACTTACAAGTGGAGCTTGTAGTAAATCAATACGTAAGAGCAAATATTGGAGCACACGTAATTTACGACGATGATATTAAATCAAAAAAAGAGGTTGCTGGCGTACAAGTAACAGAAGGACCAAAAGCACAAGTTCGACAAGCGATTGGCGTAGGTTTGCAATACGTTTTCTAA
- a CDS encoding 1-deoxy-D-xylulose-5-phosphate synthase → MSANLLQNINSPTDLRLLDEAQLPQVAQELRNFIIAVVAAKEGHLGASLGVVELTIALHYVFDTPNDLLVWDVGHQAYGHKILTERRESFHTNRQLGGVSGFPKRGESIYDTFGVGHSSTSISAALGMAIASNLKGDYDKQHIAVIGDASIASGMAFEGLNHAGVTDANLLVILNDNAIGIDPSVGALKKYLTAVKEGKNPRQNNMIKSLNFDYSGPIDGHDIFAVIKELKRLQKIKGPKFLHVITTKGKGLKQAEEDQVKYHAPGKFDASTGEIHKKIEENLPPKYQDVFGLTLLDLARKNEKIIGITPAMPSGSSLNFMMDEFPERAFDVGIAEQHAVTLAAGMATQGMIVYCNIYSTFLQRAYDQVIHDVALQNLPVIFCLDRAGLVGEDGATHHGVFDLAYLRCIPNMIVYSPRNEIELQNILYTAQLGLNHPIAIRYPRGRGIIQDWQSLHLGKYQEIAIGKSSCMKQGSKVAVLSNGTIANNVTMALAKIKNPATIAHYDFAFVKPLDENQLHFIFKTFENIVTIEDGIVQGGFGSAILEFSALHHYTSKIKVLGIPDKFIQQGNVAELQQYCKIDVKSLEILFSNY, encoded by the coding sequence ATGTCTGCTAATTTACTCCAAAACATAAATTCTCCAACTGATTTACGTCTACTCGACGAAGCTCAACTTCCTCAAGTTGCGCAAGAACTACGTAATTTTATCATAGCTGTTGTAGCGGCAAAAGAAGGGCATTTAGGTGCTAGTTTAGGAGTTGTAGAACTTACTATAGCGTTGCATTATGTTTTTGACACGCCAAACGATTTATTGGTTTGGGATGTAGGTCATCAAGCGTACGGACATAAAATCCTAACAGAAAGAAGAGAAAGCTTTCATACCAACAGACAATTAGGTGGTGTTTCTGGTTTCCCAAAAAGAGGTGAAAGCATCTATGACACTTTTGGCGTAGGCCACTCCTCTACTTCTATTTCTGCTGCTTTAGGAATGGCAATTGCCTCTAATTTGAAAGGAGATTATGACAAGCAACATATCGCAGTTATTGGCGATGCCTCCATAGCGTCAGGAATGGCTTTTGAAGGACTGAATCACGCTGGAGTTACTGATGCTAATTTATTAGTAATTCTGAACGATAACGCCATTGGGATTGATCCAAGTGTTGGCGCTTTAAAAAAATACCTCACTGCGGTTAAGGAAGGAAAGAATCCTCGACAAAATAACATGATTAAGTCATTGAATTTTGATTATTCAGGACCTATTGACGGTCATGATATTTTTGCAGTCATCAAGGAATTAAAACGATTACAAAAAATAAAAGGTCCCAAATTCCTTCACGTAATTACCACAAAAGGAAAAGGATTAAAACAAGCTGAAGAAGATCAGGTAAAATACCACGCTCCTGGAAAATTTGACGCGTCTACAGGAGAAATACATAAGAAAATAGAAGAAAATCTTCCTCCAAAATACCAAGACGTCTTTGGACTTACGCTGTTAGATTTAGCCCGAAAAAACGAAAAAATTATTGGAATTACTCCAGCAATGCCGTCAGGAAGTTCATTGAACTTTATGATGGATGAATTTCCAGAACGCGCTTTTGATGTAGGGATTGCGGAGCAACACGCCGTTACATTAGCTGCTGGAATGGCCACTCAAGGAATGATAGTCTATTGTAATATTTACTCCACTTTTTTACAAAGAGCGTATGACCAAGTCATTCATGATGTTGCTTTGCAAAATTTGCCTGTGATTTTTTGTCTTGACAGAGCTGGTTTGGTGGGTGAAGATGGCGCAACCCATCACGGAGTTTTCGATTTAGCTTATTTGCGTTGCATACCCAATATGATTGTTTACTCACCTAGAAACGAAATCGAACTACAAAACATATTGTACACCGCACAGTTAGGACTAAATCATCCTATCGCCATTCGATACCCACGTGGTCGCGGTATCATTCAAGATTGGCAATCACTTCATCTAGGAAAATATCAGGAGATAGCCATTGGGAAAAGCAGCTGTATGAAACAAGGTTCTAAAGTAGCTGTTCTTTCAAATGGAACGATTGCTAACAATGTAACTATGGCTTTAGCCAAAATAAAAAATCCGGCAACAATTGCTCATTATGATTTTGCCTTTGTAAAACCATTGGATGAAAATCAATTGCATTTTATTTTTAAAACATTCGAAAATATCGTCACAATCGAAGATGGAATAGTGCAAGGTGGTTTTGGAAGTGCGATACTTGAATTCAGTGCTCTGCACCATTACACATCAAAAATAAAAGTTCTTGGCATTCCCGATAAATTTATTCAGCAAGGAAATGTAGCCGAATTACAACAATACTGCAAAATTGACGTTAAAAGTCTTGAAATACTTTTTTCAAACTATTAA
- a CDS encoding nucleoside deaminase, protein MINPFTDEYFMKKALQEAETAFDKDEIPVGAIIVIDNKIIARSHNLTELLNDVTAHAEMQSITAAANFLGGKYLIGCTLYVTLEPCQMCAGALYWSQISKIVYGARDENRGFVKMGTKLHPKTTVVSGVLADEAADVMKRFFAEKRK, encoded by the coding sequence ATGATAAATCCTTTCACTGACGAATATTTCATGAAAAAAGCTTTGCAAGAAGCAGAAACTGCTTTTGATAAAGACGAAATTCCTGTGGGTGCAATTATTGTAATTGATAATAAAATTATTGCAAGAAGTCATAATCTTACGGAGTTGCTAAATGATGTAACGGCTCATGCCGAAATGCAATCTATTACTGCTGCAGCTAATTTTCTTGGTGGGAAATATTTAATAGGATGTACACTTTATGTAACACTCGAGCCGTGCCAAATGTGTGCCGGCGCTTTATATTGGAGTCAAATTTCGAAAATTGTGTATGGCGCACGTGATGAAAATCGTGGTTTTGTAAAAATGGGAACGAAACTACATCCTAAAACCACTGTCGTTTCGGGAGTTTTAGCTGATGAAGCAGCCGATGTAATGAAACGCTTTTTTGCTGAAAAGAGAAAGTAG